The DNA window CCGATCCGCAGGTCCTGTCGGCTGCGGATCTGAAGGCGTTGCTCCACCTGAGTCACCAAGTCGGCACGCAGCCGTGCTTTCGGGAGCTCGCCGCGCAAGCCGTGCAGCGAATCCCCGGGCTGTTCGAGGAACGGGTGGGCGTGGTGCTGCGCAAGCTCGACCCTTGTGGGAAGCTTCTCTGGGAGGTCGCAAGTCCCGGCTGGAAAGGGTTTCGGGTTCGGGAGGAGCAAGGCCACGAAGCTGCTTCCCTGTGGGCGAATGACAGCAAATCGAGGAAGCGCGATTCTTCTCCGAAGGGACGGGCCAAGGCGGCAGAAACGAGGAGCCAACTCCATCGGCGGGTGTCCACGTCCTCCGAATATGCGGTGACCCTTGTCTTGATTCACGAGCGTGAAGACTTCGACGTGAGGGAGATGGCCTTGGTCAACGAGATCGTCCAGATCCTGAAGGTTGCCGATGCCCGTTTCGGACCGCTTTTCTCCGCACTCTCGGTGAGCCGTTCGATGGCCGCAGGCTCGCTGGTCTGCGGGTGGGTGGAAGTCGACCGCCGAACGTGGCGGCCGGTGAGGATCGAGGGCCCGGCGGAGGGTTGGCTCGCCGCACTGCGCGAACTCGACGAGTCCGCAGGCGTGATTCCCCGTCGGCTGCGCCGGTGCATCGAGGGCGATCATGGGTCCGGCACCATCTCCTGCCCGGGAGTACCGAAACCGGGACTCGAGATCCGGAGCTTCCTCTGTGATCGGACCAACCGGATCCTGATCGCACTCAAGCCGTCAACGAACGGAGCCGTGACGGACCATCCGGCACTCACCCGGCGCGAGCGGGAAGTGATGCGCCTGATGGGGACCGGCCGAAGCCGCAGTGAGGTGGCCAGCCAGCTCGGTGTCTCGAAGCGGACGGTCGACAAGCACCTTGAGCACACCTACGTGAAGCTCGGCGTCTCCGGCCTTCACGAAGCGCTGGTCGAGCTCGCCTGCGGCCGGCACGAGTAGGGTCACTCCGGCTTTCGGATCAGCCCGATCGCGCTGTCGGCGAATCGCTTGCCGAGGGTCTTGTACCCTTCGCCGGAGTAGTGAAGGTCGTCCCTTGTGCCCTCGCCCTCTTTGACGGGCTTGTCGTTGAGATCATCGGTGTCGACCCAAGCGCCCTTGGGATCGGCCTCGGCGACCGCCACCTGGGCATCGCGGACCATGGTCCAGTGAGGGTAGCGCTTGTTGTCCATGTCGAAGTCGCTCAGCCGGCCGATGACGAAATGGATATCGTCCCGCTTCAGGTCCTTGCCCAGCTGGTCGATCAGCCCCCGCATGCTGGCGGAATAGACCGACCCGTGGCTTTCCTTCGCGTCGCGTTCCCCCTGCATCCAGACGAAGGTCACCGTGTCGAACTTCTGGTCCTTCGTCGCCGCGGTGACCTTGGTCATCATCCGGTCATAGAGGTCGCCGGTTGCCTCCGGTCCCTCGCCCTCGGCCGGCTTCCACGCTTTGAACCAGCGCCGGATCGGCTGGCCGCCCTGCGCATCCTTGATCACCACGACGTTCTCCTTTCCGAACGCTTCCTCGACCGTCGGCGTGAACGAAATCTCAGGCTTGAGCCCGGCCATGTTCGACTGCCCGGAGAGAATGAACAGGTGACGCTCGGCGGCGGCGGGCAGGACGAAGAATGCGAACGGCAGGATAAAGTGGAGGATTCTCATGATTTTCAAGGCGCGGCCTCAGGTCGATTACGCGCATCCTGCCAAATCCTTGCCGTCGAGTTTCGCGGCCGGGCCTCAGGACGGTCTCCATCCGGGGTCCACCCGATCCGCCCAGACGGTCCACTCGGGCCCGTAGTCCACGTCCCGGCAGTTCTCGAACCACGGCCCGCCACTGGTGAAGTGGACGGCGTCGGGAACTCCCTCTTTCGGCCGGTCATCCCATCCTTCCAGCCAGTTCCACGAGCCCGGAAGCTCGCCGATTTCGGTGCAGGCCGCC is part of the Haloferula helveola genome and encodes:
- a CDS encoding helix-turn-helix transcriptional regulator, whose protein sequence is MSPVSPRIDSQADPQVLSAADLKALLHLSHQVGTQPCFRELAAQAVQRIPGLFEERVGVVLRKLDPCGKLLWEVASPGWKGFRVREEQGHEAASLWANDSKSRKRDSSPKGRAKAAETRSQLHRRVSTSSEYAVTLVLIHEREDFDVREMALVNEIVQILKVADARFGPLFSALSVSRSMAAGSLVCGWVEVDRRTWRPVRIEGPAEGWLAALRELDESAGVIPRRLRRCIEGDHGSGTISCPGVPKPGLEIRSFLCDRTNRILIALKPSTNGAVTDHPALTRREREVMRLMGTGRSRSEVASQLGVSKRTVDKHLEHTYVKLGVSGLHEALVELACGRHE
- a CDS encoding sialate O-acetylesterase, which gives rise to MRILHFILPFAFFVLPAAAERHLFILSGQSNMAGLKPEISFTPTVEEAFGKENVVVIKDAQGGQPIRRWFKAWKPAEGEGPEATGDLYDRMMTKVTAATKDQKFDTVTFVWMQGERDAKESHGSVYSASMRGLIDQLGKDLKRDDIHFVIGRLSDFDMDNKRYPHWTMVRDAQVAVAEADPKGAWVDTDDLNDKPVKEGEGTRDDLHYSGEGYKTLGKRFADSAIGLIRKPE